In Nerophis ophidion isolate RoL-2023_Sa linkage group LG03, RoL_Noph_v1.0, whole genome shotgun sequence, the following are encoded in one genomic region:
- the LOC133549962 gene encoding akirin-2-like: MACGATLKRSMDFDPLMSPASPKRRRCVPVSPSSSSPRKYLSLEPSPFGESSSRLSAEQILNSIKQEYKRIQKRKHLDAGGYQPADCCCSPESPPQSNMSATSSGGSSPSRKEQPLFTLKQVGMICERLLKEREEKVREEYEETMTSKLAEQYDTFVKFTHDQLMRRFGEQPASYVS; the protein is encoded by the exons ATGGCGTGTGGAGCTACCCTGAAGAGGAGCATGGATTTCGATCCGCTCATGAGCCCGGCTTCCCCCAAAAGACGAAGGTGTGTGCCCGTGTCTCCGTCGTCCTCCTCCCCCAGGAAGTATCTGAGTTTGGAGCCTTCGCCCTTCGGGGAGTCGTCGTCCAGGCTGAGCGCAG AACAAATCCTCAACAGCATCAAGCAAGAGTACAAACGCATACAAAAGAGGAAGCATCTAGATGCCGGAGGCTACCAGCCAGCAGACTGCTGCTGCTCTCCAGAATCTCCACCCCAGTCCAACATGTCAG CGACGTCCTCTGGAGGCAGTTCTCCGTCAAGGAAAGAGCAGCCGCTATTTACCCTCAAACAAGTCGGGATGATCTGTGAACGCTTGCTTAAAGAAAGGGAAGAGAAGGTCCGGGAGGAGTATGAGGAGACCATGACTTCCAAACTGGCAG AACAATACGACACTTTTGTGAAGTTCACGCACGACCAGCTAATGCGACGATTCGGCGAACAACCTGCAAGCT ATGTTTCCTGA
- the LOC133549963 gene encoding cannabinoid receptor type 1B-like has product MKLALHGLAGATTSTLTTGVPYLGSNAAVYDDGSRLAEDGFLSEKTASINAAAAAAKEVVFSALAPVLPTNVTSLLLANESVGPAQCGENFADNMECFMILTPGQQLAVAILALTLGTFTVLENLMVLCVILHSQTLRSRPSYHFIGSLAVADLIGSVIFVYSFLDFHVLHRKDSPGVFLFKLAGVIASFTASVGSLFLTAIDRYISIHRPMAYKRIVTKTKAVAAFSLMWSISVVISLLPLLGWNCKRLNSVCSDIFPLIDERYLMFWIGVTSVPLLFIVYAYMFILWKSHHHAVRMMSRSSQRSVIVYTAEGTKVQMVRPDQARMDLRLAKTLVLILVALIICWGPLLAIMVYDLFGKVDDFIKTVFAFCSMLCLLNSTVNPVIYAMRSKDLRRAFGNICGLCRGSAQPLDNSGESEGNSRSIRSKDCGASVRVKVAQVAISGLTESSSTADPV; this is encoded by the coding sequence ATGAAGTTGGCCTTGCACGGGCTGGCAGGCGCCACTACGAGCACCCTGACGACGGGCGTGCCGTACCTCGGCTCCAATGCCGCGGTCTACGATGATGGTTCGAGGCTGGCGGAGGACGGATTCCTCTCTGAGAAAACGGCTTCCATTAACGCCGCCGCAGCAGCTGCCAAGGAGGTCGTTTTCAGCGCACTTGCCCCCGTTCTGCCCACAAACGTCACCAGCCTTCTGCTCGCTAATGAGAGCGTTGGCCCAGCGCAGTGTGGGGAGAACTTTGCGGacaacatggagtgttttatgaTCCTGACTCCGGGTCAGCAGCTTGCGGTCGCCATCTTGGCTCTCACGTTGGGGACGTTCACGGTACTGGAGAATCTGATGGTGCTGTGCGTCATCCTGCACTCGCAGACCCTGCGCTCCCGGCCCTCCTATCATTTCATCGGCAGCCTGGCCGTGGCCGACCTCATTGGCAGTGTCATTTTTGTCTACAGCTTCCTGGACTTCCACGTCCTACACAGGAAGGACAGCCCGGGGGTTTTCCTCTTCAAGCTGGCAGGCGTCATCGCTTCGTTCACCGCCTCCGTGGGCAGCCTCTTCCTCACCGCCATCGACCGCTACATTTCCATCCACAGGCCCATGGCGTACAAGCGCATCGTGACCAAAACAAAGGCGGTGGCGGCCTTCAGCCTCATGTGGAGCATCTCTGTTGTCATCTCGCTGCTGCCTCTGCTGGGCTGGAACTGTAAGCGCCTCAACTCGGTGTGCTCGGACATTTTCCCCCTCATCGACGAGAGGTACTTGATGTTCTGGATCGGGGTGACGAGCGTGCCGCTGCTCTTTATCGTCTATGCCTACATGTTCATCCTGTGGAAGTCGCACCATCACGCCGTGCGCATGATGAGCCGGAGCTCCCAGAGAAGCGTCATCGTCTACACGGCGGAGGGTACCAAGGTCCAAATGGTGAGACCGGACCAAGCCCGCATGGATCTGCGCCTGGCCAAGACTTTAGTGCTCATCCTGGTGGCCCTCATTATCTGCTGGGGCCCGCTGCTGGCCATCATGGTGTACGACCTCTTCGGGAAGGTGGACGACTTCATTAAGACGGTGTTTGCCTTCTGCAGCATGCTCTGCCTGCTTAACTCCACAGTCAACCCGGTCATCTACGCCATGAGGAGCAAAGACCTACGCAGGGCCTTCGGCAACATCTGTGGCTTGTGTCGGGGCAGCGCTCAGCCTCTGGACAACAGCGGGGAGAGCGAGGGGAACAGCAGAAGCATCAGAAGCAAAGATTGCGGCGCTAGCGTGCGAGTCAAAGTGGCGCAAGTGGCAATTTCTGGATTGACCGAGTCTTCGTCTACTGCGGATCCAGTGTGA